One segment of Kogia breviceps isolate mKogBre1 chromosome 14, mKogBre1 haplotype 1, whole genome shotgun sequence DNA contains the following:
- the TMEM270 gene encoding LOW QUALITY PROTEIN: transmembrane protein 270 (The sequence of the model RefSeq protein was modified relative to this genomic sequence to represent the inferred CDS: inserted 1 base in 1 codon; deleted 2 bases in 2 codons): protein MEAVPRVRSSLLGTLLVVVKLSALLAQSWAHVCGFLPLKITLFNHWLSGLTQEAQGSHPPAKISACPVGWVLQAGLTLIEVPVWLVRRAPRLAWAGVLGCARARGLAPKRLGAWEQLGLSVATWTDLLLSCLHSLAAGLLLLLTWRLCQKAHCCSLGRLPGKALLENRVVPRTLALLKRLHWGVEGMAALTSWXYLVTWTTCLTSLLLQAAFEHTAQPAQAREGEPQKASGLWSESPLPEPPGPEAGPVLPEPGAPVE, encoded by the exons ATGGAGGCCGTCCCTCGGGTCAGATCCAGCCTCTTG GGGACTCTGCTGGTGGTGGTGAAGCTCTCTGCCCTG CTGGCCCAGAGCTGGGCCCACGTCTGCGGTTTCCTGCCCCTCAAGATCACCCTCTTTAACCACTGGCTGTCAGGGCTGACCCAGGAGGCCCAGGGGTCCCACCCACCTGCCAAGATCTCAGCCTGCCCCGTGGGCTGGGTTCTACAGGCTGGGCTGACACTGATAGAAGTCCCCGTGTGGCTGGTGCGGCGGGCGCCCAGGCTGGCGTGGGCAGGCGTGCTAGGCTGTGCCCGGGCC CGGGGCCTGGCCCCGAAGCGGCTGGGTGcctgggagcagctgggcctcTCTGTGGCCACCTGGACAGACCTGCTCTTGTCGTGTCTGCACAGCCTGGCTGCCGGGCTGCTGCTACTGCTGACCTGGAGACTGTGCCAGAAAGCCCACTGCTGCAGCCTGGGCCGGCTGCCCGGGaag GCTCTGCTGGAGAACCGCGTGGTTCCGAGGACACTGGCGCTGCTGAAGCGTCTGCACTGGGGTGTGGAGGGCATGGCAGCGCTCACCTCCT CCTACCTTGTCACCTGGACCACCTGCCTcacctccctcctgctgcaggcGGCCTTTGAGCACACAGCCCAGCCGGCCCAGGCCCGGGAAGGTGAGCCCCAGAAGGCCTCGGGGCTCTGGTCTGAGTCCCCACTCCCTGAGCCCCCGGGCCCCGAGGCTGGGCCAGTTCTGCCAGAGCCTGGAGCTCCTGTAGAATAA